In a genomic window of Kitasatospora sp. NBC_00240:
- a CDS encoding STAS domain-containing protein, with the protein MKPQDLLHTHIVASTETALLKLAGELDMATAPLVDQAVADCLAGGVLRLNIDLAAVTFCDAAGLRALERANRASAAHCTVFRLAGIHRRLRRTFGLHLASGLIAPAMTDLTRLRGAAQRTTEDRMGTSTHAWASQICPAP; encoded by the coding sequence ATGAAGCCCCAGGACCTCCTGCACACGCACATCGTCGCCTCCACCGAGACCGCGCTCCTGAAGCTCGCGGGCGAACTCGACATGGCCACGGCGCCACTCGTGGACCAGGCGGTTGCCGACTGCCTCGCCGGCGGCGTACTGCGGCTGAACATCGATCTCGCGGCGGTCACCTTCTGCGACGCCGCAGGGCTGCGGGCGCTCGAACGCGCGAACCGCGCGAGCGCCGCCCACTGCACGGTGTTCCGCCTGGCGGGCATACATCGCCGACTGCGGCGCACCTTCGGGCTCCATCTCGCGAGCGGCCTCATCGCTCCGGCGATGACCGATCTGACGCGGCTGCGCGGCGCAGCGCAGCGGACCACGGAGGACAGGATGGGCACCTCGACGCACGCGTGGGCGAGCCAGATCTGTCCCGCTCCGTGA
- a CDS encoding DeoR/GlpR family DNA-binding transcription regulator produces the protein MRGEQRQHRILALVRESGQSEVSALAELLDVAPETIRRDLTELERRGLVKRTHGGAYPVESAGFETDLAQRETRHVESKRRIAAEAARMIGQAETIFVDEGYTQLLLAQLIPADRPLTVITASLPTAAAFTKNPENTVLLLGGRVRGRTLATVGSWVTQMLSSFVIDVAVMGANGISREFGLTTPDPVVADVKAQAIKSARRCIFAGVHTKFGVSSFARFAEISQLETVITDTGLSVAEAHRYSLLGPTVVRV, from the coding sequence ATGAGGGGTGAGCAGCGGCAGCACCGGATTCTCGCCCTGGTCCGCGAATCCGGACAGTCCGAGGTGTCCGCGCTCGCCGAGCTCCTCGATGTGGCGCCGGAGACCATCCGGCGGGACCTCACGGAGCTGGAACGCCGAGGTCTGGTGAAGCGCACCCACGGCGGTGCCTACCCGGTGGAGAGCGCGGGGTTCGAGACCGACCTCGCCCAGCGGGAGACCCGTCACGTGGAGAGCAAGCGTCGCATTGCGGCCGAGGCGGCGCGCATGATCGGCCAGGCGGAGACGATCTTCGTGGACGAGGGGTACACCCAGCTGCTGCTGGCTCAACTGATCCCTGCCGACCGGCCGCTGACCGTGATCACCGCCTCGCTGCCGACCGCCGCGGCGTTCACCAAGAATCCCGAGAACACGGTGCTCCTGCTGGGTGGCCGGGTCCGCGGCAGGACCCTCGCCACGGTGGGCTCCTGGGTGACCCAGATGCTGTCCTCGTTCGTCATCGACGTGGCCGTGATGGGCGCCAACGGCATATCGAGGGAATTCGGACTCACCACCCCCGACCCCGTCGTCGCGGATGTCAAGGCGCAGGCCATCAAATCCGCCCGCCGGTGCATTTTCGCCGGCGTCCACACGAAGTTCGGCGTCAGCAGCTTCGCCCGGTTCGCCGAAATCAGCCAACTCGAAACCGTCATCACCGACACGGGCCTGTCGGTTGCCGAGGCCCACCGCTACTCGCTGCTCGGACCCACGGTCGTACGGGTCTGA
- a CDS encoding carbohydrate ABC transporter permease → MPTTSHRSKTPGAAAKRRRRTLALVFILPAILLLGALVVYPIGYSVVRSLYDASGDHFVGLGNYGEAVHDKATLTAIRNNAVWVAVAPALVTAIGLVFAVLTEKVRWSTAFKLLVFMPMAISFLAAGIIFRLVYDADPHRGVLNAAAVTIHDTVNDDALFPGAHPRDNTALSKRPDGTLSAPASSGTLLLPMVGVAPTNLPTTARPAALPPAAGGTNGVVFLDFIPGGGGRPGQLDPGKKGLPDVSVQLLSEGRTVAATKTAADGSFHFDAAPTATASVVLPAADFALPYNGVDWLGPTLITPAIIGAYIWIWAGFAMVIIGAGLANLPRELLEAARMDGAGEWQVFRRITVPMLAPVLGVVLVTMVINVMKIFDLVYIIAPGPVQQDANVLALQLWLVSFGGGNNQGLGSALGVLLLLLVVPAMILNVRRFRRN, encoded by the coding sequence ATGCCGACGACCTCCCACCGGTCCAAGACCCCCGGCGCCGCCGCCAAGCGGCGGCGCCGGACCTTGGCCCTGGTCTTCATCCTCCCGGCCATCCTGCTCCTGGGCGCCCTGGTGGTCTACCCCATCGGCTACTCCGTCGTGCGCAGCCTCTACGACGCCTCCGGCGACCACTTCGTCGGGCTCGGCAACTACGGAGAGGCGGTCCACGACAAGGCCACCCTCACCGCGATCCGCAACAACGCCGTCTGGGTGGCCGTCGCTCCCGCCCTGGTCACGGCGATCGGCCTGGTCTTCGCCGTCCTCACCGAAAAGGTGCGCTGGTCCACCGCGTTCAAGCTGCTGGTCTTCATGCCCATGGCGATCTCCTTCCTCGCCGCCGGCATCATCTTCCGCCTGGTCTACGACGCGGACCCGCACCGCGGCGTGCTCAACGCCGCCGCCGTCACCATCCACGACACCGTCAACGACGACGCCTTGTTCCCGGGCGCCCACCCGCGCGACAACACCGCACTGAGCAAGCGGCCGGACGGAACACTGAGCGCCCCGGCGAGCTCCGGGACGCTGCTGCTCCCGATGGTGGGCGTCGCACCGACCAACCTGCCCACGACCGCCCGACCGGCCGCACTGCCCCCCGCAGCGGGCGGAACGAACGGCGTCGTCTTCCTCGACTTCATCCCCGGCGGAGGCGGCAGACCCGGACAGCTGGACCCCGGGAAGAAGGGGCTGCCCGACGTGAGCGTCCAACTGCTCAGCGAAGGAAGAACGGTAGCCGCCACCAAGACGGCGGCCGACGGCTCCTTCCACTTCGACGCCGCGCCCACAGCAACGGCATCCGTCGTCCTCCCGGCGGCCGACTTCGCCCTGCCGTACAACGGCGTCGACTGGCTCGGCCCGACACTGATCACTCCCGCGATCATCGGCGCCTACATCTGGATCTGGGCCGGCTTCGCCATGGTCATCATCGGCGCCGGCCTGGCCAACCTCCCCCGAGAACTCCTCGAGGCAGCCCGGATGGACGGCGCGGGGGAATGGCAGGTCTTCCGCCGCATCACGGTGCCGATGCTGGCACCCGTGCTCGGCGTGGTCCTCGTGACCATGGTCATCAACGTCATGAAGATCTTCGACCTGGTCTACATCATCGCGCCGGGCCCGGTTCAACAGGACGCCAACGTCCTGGCCCTGCAACTGTGGCTGGTCTCCTTCGGAGGCGGCAACAACCAGGGCCTCGGAAGCGCACTCGGCGTGCTGCTCCTGCTCCTGGTGGTGCCGGCCATGATCCTCAACGTCCGACGCTTCCGGAGGAACTGA
- a CDS encoding carbohydrate ABC transporter permease: MSDDTLHAPPTRRGTLPARLVKLTRSWSVQGVLALTALVWLTPTAGLLFSSLRPKELSAGSGWWTALTSPSQLGFENYSALLQGGDVLGALWNTVLIAVPATLLTVAVAALAGYAFAWLEFPGRDIVFLVVVGLLVVPVQIGLIPVAKLMGVVGLFGTIPGVVLFHVGYGLPFAVFLMRGHFLEIPHEILEAARVDGCGEWRIFRTLALPLAAPALASLCIFQFLWVWNDMLVALIFAGSDNQPLTVLLQSQMRQFGSNLDVLAPGAFLSLLVPVIVFFSFQRYFVQGAMAGSVK, from the coding sequence ATGAGCGACGACACCCTCCATGCCCCCCCGACGCGGCGTGGGACGTTGCCAGCCCGACTGGTCAAGCTCACCCGGAGCTGGAGCGTGCAGGGGGTCCTGGCGCTCACCGCACTGGTCTGGCTCACCCCGACCGCTGGCCTGCTGTTCTCATCGCTGCGCCCCAAGGAACTCAGCGCGGGCTCCGGCTGGTGGACCGCCCTCACCTCACCGTCGCAGCTGGGCTTCGAGAACTACAGCGCGCTCCTCCAGGGCGGCGACGTCCTCGGGGCGCTCTGGAACACGGTCCTGATCGCCGTCCCCGCGACCTTGCTGACCGTGGCGGTCGCCGCCCTCGCCGGATACGCCTTCGCCTGGCTGGAGTTCCCGGGCCGCGACATCGTCTTCCTGGTGGTGGTCGGCCTTCTGGTCGTTCCGGTCCAGATCGGGCTGATCCCGGTCGCCAAGCTGATGGGCGTAGTGGGCCTGTTCGGCACTATCCCCGGGGTGGTGCTGTTCCACGTCGGTTACGGGTTGCCGTTCGCCGTCTTCCTGATGCGCGGGCACTTCCTGGAGATCCCGCACGAGATCCTCGAAGCCGCCCGGGTGGACGGCTGCGGCGAGTGGCGGATCTTCCGTACCCTGGCCCTGCCGCTGGCTGCCCCGGCGCTGGCCTCACTGTGCATCTTCCAGTTCCTCTGGGTGTGGAACGACATGCTGGTGGCACTGATCTTCGCGGGAAGCGACAATCAGCCGCTCACCGTCCTGCTCCAGTCGCAGATGCGGCAGTTCGGCAGCAACCTGGACGTGCTGGCCCCCGGCGCCTTCCTCTCCCTGCTGGTCCCCGTGATCGTCTTCTTCTCGTTCCAGCGTTACTTCGTCCAAGGCGCCATGGCCGGCTCCGTCAAGTGA
- a CDS encoding ABC transporter ATP-binding protein has translation MKTPAPLPPRAADDLPSLLVAEGLVKHHLSGTTAVPAVRGVDLRVDRGEFVAVTGPSGAGKSTLLHLLGGLISPDQGSLRLDGRQVEQLGEADWAVLRRRHYGIVFQSGNLLSNLTVADNVELPALLAGLPSRTTRTRRRELLDELGLADKAASGPGSLSGGERQRVALARALVNDPDLLLADEPTGNLDSRSTREVLALIAQYHRRGRTIILVTHDARVASSADRVISLFDGRIVDDCRVEDPPEGHRSVGVRGIIELGG, from the coding sequence TTGAAGACCCCCGCACCGCTTCCGCCGCGGGCAGCCGACGACCTTCCCTCCCTGCTGGTCGCAGAAGGCCTCGTCAAGCACCATCTCAGCGGCACGACCGCCGTTCCCGCCGTGCGGGGCGTCGATCTGCGCGTGGACCGGGGCGAGTTCGTGGCCGTCACCGGCCCCTCCGGCGCCGGGAAGTCCACCCTGCTGCACCTGCTCGGCGGCCTGATCAGCCCCGACCAGGGCAGCCTGCGACTCGACGGCCGCCAGGTGGAACAGCTCGGCGAAGCCGACTGGGCGGTGCTCCGGCGCCGCCACTACGGCATCGTCTTCCAGAGCGGCAACCTGCTCTCCAACCTGACCGTCGCCGACAACGTCGAGTTGCCCGCCCTGCTGGCCGGCCTTCCCAGTCGCACCACGCGCACCCGCCGCCGCGAACTGCTGGACGAACTCGGCCTCGCCGACAAGGCGGCCAGCGGTCCCGGCTCCCTCTCCGGCGGCGAACGACAGCGGGTGGCGCTCGCCCGCGCCCTGGTCAACGACCCCGACCTCCTGCTCGCGGACGAACCGACCGGCAACCTCGACAGCCGCAGCACCCGCGAGGTACTCGCCCTGATCGCCCAGTACCACCGACGCGGCCGCACCATCATCCTGGTCACCCACGACGCCCGGGTGGCCAGCAGCGCCGACCGGGTGATCAGCCTGTTCGACGGCCGGATCGTGGACGACTGCCGGGTGGAGGACCCGCCCGAGGGCCACCGGTCCGTCGGCGTCCGCGGCATCATCGAACTCGGCGGCTGA
- a CDS encoding ABC transporter substrate-binding protein, which produces MRLQRTTTALAVALVLAATGTACGSGTGSGSTASAGSQELKGQTVSVAAVWTGSEQDNFKKVLDAFTAQTGATTTFISTGDNLSTLVGSKIAGGDAMDVVMVPQPGVLAQFAKQGWLEPLAPATTAAAKKNFASVWSDLATVDGTQYGLYFKAANKSTVWYNAAALQIAGVQPPANWDELLKVSRAVSDSGTSAFSIAGQAGWPLTDWFENVYLSQAGPEMYDKLTKHQIPWTDPSVIKALTTLGKLFGDPALVAGGTKGALQTDFPTSVQQVFGPQPKAALTYEGDFVGGVISGDLKKTVGQDAKVFPFPAVDTGKAPVMGGGDAAVVLKDGKNKTAAQKLVEYLASPQAAEIWAKSGGFLSPNRAVALSLYPDDTTRQFAKSLIDAGDTFRFDMSDQAPAAFGGTAGSGEWKDLQDFLANPSDVQGAANKLEADAAKAYKG; this is translated from the coding sequence ATGAGGCTCCAGCGAACCACCACCGCCCTGGCCGTCGCCCTGGTACTCGCCGCCACCGGCACCGCCTGCGGCAGTGGCACCGGATCCGGCAGCACCGCCAGCGCCGGAAGCCAGGAACTGAAGGGCCAGACGGTCTCCGTCGCCGCGGTCTGGACGGGCTCCGAGCAGGACAACTTCAAGAAGGTGCTGGACGCCTTCACCGCCCAGACCGGCGCCACCACCACCTTCATATCCACCGGTGACAACCTCTCCACCCTGGTCGGCAGCAAGATCGCCGGCGGCGACGCCATGGACGTCGTGATGGTGCCCCAGCCCGGCGTGCTGGCACAGTTCGCCAAGCAGGGCTGGCTGGAGCCCCTCGCCCCGGCCACCACCGCCGCCGCCAAGAAGAACTTCGCCTCCGTCTGGTCCGACCTCGCCACCGTGGACGGCACGCAGTACGGCCTCTACTTCAAGGCCGCCAACAAGTCCACCGTCTGGTACAATGCCGCCGCCCTCCAGATCGCAGGTGTCCAGCCGCCCGCCAACTGGGACGAACTGCTCAAGGTGAGCAGGGCCGTCTCCGACTCGGGCACCTCCGCGTTCTCGATCGCCGGCCAGGCTGGCTGGCCGCTCACCGACTGGTTCGAGAACGTCTACCTCTCCCAGGCCGGCCCCGAAATGTACGACAAGCTGACCAAGCATCAGATCCCGTGGACCGACCCGTCCGTCATCAAGGCCCTCACCACACTCGGCAAGCTCTTCGGCGATCCCGCCCTGGTCGCCGGCGGCACCAAGGGCGCCCTGCAGACCGACTTCCCGACCTCCGTGCAGCAGGTCTTCGGCCCCCAGCCGAAGGCCGCCCTGACCTACGAGGGGGACTTCGTCGGCGGCGTCATCTCCGGCGACCTCAAGAAGACCGTCGGACAGGACGCCAAGGTCTTCCCCTTCCCGGCCGTGGACACGGGCAAGGCACCCGTGATGGGCGGCGGCGACGCGGCGGTCGTCCTCAAGGACGGCAAGAACAAGACCGCCGCCCAGAAGCTGGTCGAATACCTCGCCAGCCCCCAGGCAGCGGAGATCTGGGCCAAGTCCGGCGGCTTCCTCTCCCCGAACCGTGCCGTCGCCCTCTCGCTCTACCCGGACGACACCACCCGCCAGTTCGCCAAGTCGCTGATCGACGCCGGCGACACCTTCCGCTTCGACATGTCGGACCAGGCACCCGCGGCCTTCGGCGGCACCGCCGGCTCCGGCGAGTGGAAGGACCTCCAGGACTTCCTGGCCAACCCTTCCGACGTCCAGGGCGCGGCGAACAAGCTCGAAGCCGACGCGGCCAAGGCCTACAAGGGCTGA
- a CDS encoding ABC transporter substrate-binding protein, producing MSNRPAAEVRDDRRQSGRRQFGRALLGGSLLAAAGGLSWAAFADGGARAGDPDGAGPVTLATGRDTTGYLRAVLADWNRAHPGEPAELVELPEAADEVHAQLAGELGRGGSRFDVLNLDVVWTAEFAAQRWIAPLDPAQFPLEHFLPPVLSAGRYAGALYAVPYVANAAMLYYRSDVLAGTGLRPPTTWAELERLAATVAPAHGLAGYGGQLRPYEGLSVNALEAVRSAGGDLLDASGGVVVDSAQARTGLDFLAGGLRAGWIPKEALEYQEEESREAFQSGRLLFLRNWPYVYPAAEGSGSGVAGRFGVVPLPGPHGPGSGVLGGSGLAVSRFSRHQRTARELIAHLTGRQVQRRVLAEGGLPPVWADLYADPDLLARFPYLPVLRRAILSAGARPGIPQYQQLSLAFSESAYEVLRGRRTAADGLARLAGDLRDIVR from the coding sequence ATGTCGAACCGGCCGGCCGCCGAAGTGCGCGACGACCGGCGGCAGTCGGGTCGTCGGCAGTTCGGACGGGCCTTGCTCGGCGGGTCGCTCCTGGCGGCTGCCGGCGGGTTGTCCTGGGCTGCTTTCGCGGACGGCGGGGCGCGGGCCGGCGACCCGGACGGAGCCGGTCCGGTCACCCTGGCCACCGGGAGGGACACCACCGGGTACCTGCGCGCCGTGCTCGCCGACTGGAACCGTGCCCACCCCGGCGAGCCCGCGGAACTGGTCGAGCTGCCGGAGGCCGCCGACGAGGTGCACGCGCAGTTGGCGGGGGAACTGGGACGGGGTGGCAGCCGGTTCGACGTCCTCAACCTGGACGTGGTTTGGACGGCCGAGTTCGCAGCCCAGCGCTGGATCGCTCCGCTCGACCCGGCGCAGTTCCCGCTGGAGCACTTCCTGCCGCCGGTGCTCTCGGCCGGCCGGTACGCGGGAGCGCTGTACGCCGTGCCGTACGTCGCCAACGCCGCGATGCTCTACTACCGCAGCGACGTCCTGGCTGGCACCGGCCTTCGCCCGCCGACCACCTGGGCCGAGCTGGAGAGACTGGCCGCGACCGTGGCCCCCGCTCACGGTCTGGCGGGGTACGGCGGCCAACTGCGCCCGTACGAGGGGCTGAGTGTCAACGCACTGGAGGCGGTGCGCTCAGCGGGTGGTGACCTGCTCGACGCATCCGGCGGGGTGGTGGTCGACAGTGCTCAGGCGCGGACAGGGCTGGATTTCCTGGCCGGCGGGCTGCGCGCGGGTTGGATTCCGAAGGAGGCGCTGGAGTACCAGGAGGAGGAGTCCCGGGAGGCGTTCCAGAGCGGGCGTCTGCTCTTCCTACGCAACTGGCCCTATGTCTATCCGGCTGCGGAGGGATCCGGCTCGGGGGTGGCCGGACGCTTCGGCGTCGTTCCCCTGCCGGGACCGCACGGCCCCGGGAGCGGAGTCCTCGGCGGTTCCGGTCTGGCCGTCAGCCGCTTCTCACGGCATCAGCGCACGGCCCGTGAGCTGATCGCACACCTCACCGGGCGGCAGGTTCAACGCCGGGTGCTGGCGGAGGGCGGGCTGCCGCCGGTCTGGGCCGACCTCTACGCGGATCCGGACCTGCTGGCCCGCTTCCCCTACCTGCCCGTGTTGCGCCGGGCCATCCTGTCGGCGGGGGCACGGCCGGGGATACCGCAGTACCAGCAGCTGAGCCTGGCCTTCAGCGAGTCGGCCTACGAGGTGCTTCGCGGGCGCCGGACGGCTGCGGACGGGCTGGCCCGCCTCGCCGGGGACCTACGGGACATCGTCCGTTAG
- a CDS encoding alpha-amylase family glycosyl hydrolase, translating to MVKDDHVRAPGRSSPTVRRTSPDRSARTTTSLLPGKGWWRAAVIYQVYVRSFSDSNGDGIGDLAGVRERLPYLKRLGVDGVWLNPFYVSPQHDHGYDIADHCAVDPVYGDLEDFARLVDGCRLLGLKLVVDTVPNHCSSWHPWFQQALAAAPGSHERARFHFADGRGETGELPPNNWRVMFGGPAWTRVVEADGNPGQWYLHMFTTEQPDFNWRNPAIAEEFERILRFWLDRGVDGFRIDVAAGLFKHPLLPDSADPEADERTRDSVNPLAWNQPEVHQVWRAWRAICEEYTARDGRDRLLVGEASVPTPAQQAEYVRPDELHQAFFFHLLHAPWDREHVQRVVDEAVRDIAATGSTVTWVLNNHDQVRTVSRFAGTDPVAGPARAAAAALLMLALPGAAYIYQGEELGLPEVTDLPDELITDPIFHRTGSRTGIRDGCRIPMPWSGGHAPFGFSPDDAPARPWLPQPEHFAAHTAERVLADTGSFWHLYREALQLRRTMPQFGADSIRWLDCGPDVLALTRGDGLVCAVNFGVGPVPAPVDGAPLIASGPCPPGVLPAATAAWWATTTS from the coding sequence ATGGTGAAAGATGATCACGTCCGCGCCCCCGGACGAAGCAGCCCGACCGTTCGCCGAACCTCACCCGACCGGTCGGCACGCACCACCACGTCCCTCCTCCCGGGGAAGGGCTGGTGGCGGGCCGCTGTGATCTACCAGGTGTACGTCCGCAGCTTCAGCGACTCCAACGGCGACGGGATCGGCGACCTCGCCGGAGTGCGGGAACGCCTGCCCTACCTCAAGCGCCTCGGCGTGGACGGCGTCTGGCTCAACCCGTTCTACGTCTCGCCCCAGCACGACCACGGCTACGACATCGCCGACCACTGCGCGGTGGACCCGGTCTACGGCGACCTGGAGGACTTCGCGCGCCTGGTCGACGGGTGCCGACTGCTCGGTCTCAAGCTGGTGGTGGACACCGTGCCCAACCACTGCTCCAGCTGGCACCCCTGGTTCCAGCAGGCACTGGCGGCGGCCCCGGGCAGCCACGAGCGCGCCCGCTTCCACTTCGCGGACGGCCGCGGCGAAACCGGCGAACTCCCTCCCAACAACTGGCGGGTGATGTTCGGCGGCCCCGCCTGGACCAGGGTCGTCGAAGCCGACGGCAACCCCGGCCAGTGGTACCTGCACATGTTCACGACCGAGCAGCCCGACTTCAACTGGCGCAACCCCGCCATAGCCGAGGAGTTCGAACGGATCCTGCGCTTCTGGCTCGACCGGGGCGTCGACGGGTTCCGGATCGACGTCGCCGCCGGGCTCTTCAAGCACCCGCTGCTGCCCGACTCCGCCGACCCGGAGGCCGACGAGCGCACCCGCGACTCCGTCAACCCCCTCGCCTGGAACCAGCCCGAGGTGCACCAGGTGTGGCGTGCCTGGCGGGCGATCTGCGAGGAGTACACCGCCCGCGACGGCCGGGACCGCCTGCTGGTCGGTGAGGCCTCCGTGCCCACCCCCGCCCAGCAGGCCGAGTACGTCCGCCCCGACGAACTGCACCAGGCCTTCTTCTTCCACCTGCTGCACGCGCCCTGGGACCGCGAGCACGTCCAGCGCGTCGTCGACGAGGCGGTCCGGGACATCGCCGCCACCGGATCCACCGTCACCTGGGTCCTCAACAACCACGACCAGGTCCGCACGGTCAGCCGTTTCGCCGGGACCGACCCGGTCGCGGGCCCGGCCCGGGCCGCGGCCGCCGCGCTGCTCATGCTGGCACTGCCCGGCGCCGCCTACATCTACCAGGGCGAGGAACTCGGCCTGCCCGAGGTCACCGACCTGCCCGACGAACTGATCACCGACCCGATCTTCCACCGCACCGGCAGCCGGACCGGAATACGCGACGGCTGCCGCATCCCCATGCCGTGGTCCGGCGGCCACGCACCGTTCGGCTTCAGCCCGGACGACGCACCCGCCCGCCCCTGGCTGCCGCAGCCCGAACACTTCGCCGCCCACACCGCGGAGCGGGTGCTCGCCGACACCGGATCCTTCTGGCACCTGTACCGCGAGGCCCTCCAACTGCGCAGGACCATGCCGCAGTTCGGCGCGGACTCGATCCGGTGGCTGGACTGCGGGCCCGACGTGCTGGCCCTCACCCGTGGCGACGGCCTGGTCTGCGCCGTCAACTTCGGCGTCGGCCCGGTGCCCGCGCCCGTTGACGGTGCCCCACTGATCGCCAGCGGGCCCTGCCCGCCCGGCGTCCTGCCGGCCGCGACCGCCGCCTGGTGGGCCACCACCACCTCCTGA
- a CDS encoding PadR family transcriptional regulator, with the protein MRLQLLALLARQPAYGYELKQDLEQTFGAAYPQPNIGQIYVTLNRLEKNGLIRGREVPQDGRPDKKVYEITEEGTSELAQWFAAPTEGPRVRDEFFMKLILAPGTELADQLTLINNQRRHCLTVMRGLNRLAGEDRENRVSQLLIEGAVLHLQADLDWLERCQEELT; encoded by the coding sequence GTGCGCCTACAGCTGCTGGCGCTGCTGGCCAGGCAGCCCGCCTACGGCTACGAGCTCAAACAGGACCTTGAGCAGACCTTCGGTGCGGCGTACCCTCAGCCGAACATCGGTCAGATCTACGTCACCCTGAACAGGCTGGAGAAGAACGGGCTGATCCGGGGCCGGGAAGTCCCCCAGGACGGCCGGCCCGACAAGAAGGTCTACGAGATCACCGAGGAGGGCACCAGCGAGCTCGCCCAGTGGTTCGCGGCACCCACCGAGGGCCCGCGCGTACGGGACGAGTTCTTCATGAAACTCATCCTGGCCCCCGGCACCGAGCTCGCCGACCAGCTGACTTTGATCAACAACCAGCGTCGACACTGCCTCACGGTCATGCGCGGGCTGAACCGGCTCGCCGGCGAAGACCGCGAGAACAGGGTCTCCCAGCTCCTCATCGAGGGCGCCGTCCTCCATCTGCAGGCTGACCTCGACTGGCTGGAACGCTGTCAGGAGGAGTTGACTTGA